The segment CTTTGGTTGTCTCTTTTCTGTTTGTGTTAAGTTTCTCGTCATCGACCATGCACAAATTCTTATTGTCATACCTGCGGAGGTAGCCGAGGTTGTTTCTTGTTGTTAAATGTGAGTGACAAACCCTTTGAATGCCATGAACAGTTTCCGTATTGTCGATCTCATTTGTCGTCTTGCAGAAGGACCTGACTAGTCTTTGAATAGTCGCTAAAATTAACCAAACATTTATCACAGAGAAAAATATAATACTCAGAAAGAATACCGTTAACGTGGTATAATGCATCACAAAAGGGGTCTCATGAAACATAGCTATCACCAAGAACACAACAGGCACCAGTCCACGGAACACTACGGTTAAAGCACAATTAATAAAAGACAGTTTACTGTACCACTTTGTCCGGTTTTTACCCATTTCTTTAAGTATTTTGGAAATTTCGATTATTGTCGAATTTGTCTCCATCGTCATTCCTACCAACGACAGCAACAGATTTTGGTGATAAGCCAAGAAAAAGGAATAGCATACAATAGTGACCACGTGATGCACAGCTTCCGTTTTTATCCGGGACGATTCGCCTTCTCCGTAGAGGTACACGTTTACCGAAATGAGGTAGATATATCGTCCAATGTTTATTGCTAAAATAATTCCCACAAAGTCAGTAATGGATGAATCCGAGCGTCCACTGAAAGGGTAGCGCGTTATATCTGACCCTAGAAGGGCAGTCAGACTTAGAACCACCGTCACCCAAACAAACGTCTGCTCTGTCAACctgtaaaaacagaaaaataaacacaatcaAAGAGGCTGGAGAGTAAACAATCGGCCCAAAATGTCGAATCAAAACTCAAAAAATGAGTTCACTTAACTTGATTATTGTAAcacattaaaaagtaaaaatcaattgaatt is part of the Magallana gigas chromosome 3, xbMagGiga1.1, whole genome shotgun sequence genome and harbors:
- the LOC105338374 gene encoding uncharacterized protein; translation: MFQNCLGILWTSLRSSEDNEMFTPYELLTVSLTVNCCVIFYCLVMRFQNKLSSKCCCEKCGIVVTVCQTYRAKPHYLPKVLTEQTFVWVTVVLSLTALLGSDITRYPFSGRSDSSITDFVGIILAINIGRYIYLISVNVYLYGEGESSRIKTEAVHHVVTIVCYSFFLAYHQNLLLSLVGMTMETNSTIIEISKILKEMGKNRTKWYSKLSFINCALTVVFRGLVPVVFLVIAMFHETPFVMHYTTLTVFFLSIIFFSVINVWLILATIQRLVRSFCKTTNEIDNTETVHGIQRVCHSHLTTRNNLGYLRRYDNKNLCMVDDEKLNTNRKETTKENFPNLHFLQNGMREFIPRQNYRPDSESGEASLNATPRIVESVPLEEVIVDGPQNGNVLRDSSASDTSAGALIGPRESVERTAT